Genomic window (Dolosigranulum savutiense):
CTATGAAACTCATATTTAGTAGGCATATCATTGATATGCAAAATGGGTGTGGTTGTGTTTAGTGAGAGATTGTTTTTAGTTGTTAAAATAATATTGTAATCATCTAGATTAATATCTTGCCAACTTAATTCTATATATTCAATCGAATCAAATTCAACAGATTGACGGAAACAAAATTTGAATAAATCACCAAGCACGCTACTGTGACGAGTATTATGATGGTTAATAATTAAAAACTTTAGAGAGCTTGTTTTTTTCAGTAACTGGGGTAATAAATTTTGCCAGTTGACAATCAAAGTGTACATTAAATAAGAATGTAAAGTTGTGTCCATTTTTTTAGATGAATGGTACTGATTAATAAATAGCTGTACTAATTCTTTTGCACGTTCATAAAAGAATGGAATTATTTTTTCCATATGATTACAAAAATAGTGATTATGACGAATCAAAAGATAGTTCGATCCTAAATCAATATTATGTGAGTGGGTAGCATTATGAAGTTCTAAAATCACATCAAATTTATTAGGTAGCTCTATCTCAAATTCTTTTTTTAATTTGTATAACATAGAGTCAAGGTTAAGAAGTAGAGGGCTATATTTTTCATTAGATTGGATATTAGAAATTAAATCATCATAATTTAAGCAATATTCACTTTGCATATAATTATGAAAAATTTGTCCAATCATTTCTGTAGAAAAAGGAATATTTAATACGCGAGATATCATATCTTTTAATTCTTGAATTTTGTCGGGATCATTATCTAGATTATCAAATAATTGAGTTAAATAATTTTCAGTATTCATTGTTTGCGGATCAACAAGGTTACCTTGTTGATAGCGTTGAATATTTACATATGTGTAGATTTTAAAAGATGTAAAACTAATAAATTGGATGGATACATCTAAGGCTTTAACAAAATACCATAAAAAATCATCTAACTCGGCTTCATTGATGCCTAATTTTTCCCAATCTAAAGTTCCTTCATTTTCATACAAATATTGAGCCCAAATAAATCGTATGTGTCTTTCATCTCCGATAAAATCGACTGGAGAGCGAGAAATATTGACATCAAATTTGTCAGATAATCTGTCACTCACTTTGCGTAATAGACGCCAAGAATACCCGCTTGTTAAGAAAAATTCGTCTGAAATATCTTCCAGATTAGAACCTCCTTGTTCAAAAATATAGCTTAAAATACGAAAATGATTATTATCAGTTAAATAGAGTTGTTGAATTTTTGCTTTGTTAGCTTCAGTAGAAGCATGAAAACCAACGCCTTCATTGGTGTAGTAAATAGTGCCCATTTCCGCCAATTCATTTTTATAAA
Coding sequences:
- a CDS encoding helix-turn-helix domain-containing protein; this translates as MKEILRPADIRRLDLLKILNDPSKAPIQLTDLAAIFEVSERTIRGDIAFYKNELAEMGTIYYTNEGVGFHASTEANKAKIQQLYLTDNNHFRILSYIFEQGGSNLEDISDEFFLTSGYSWRLLRKVSDRLSDKFDVNISRSPVDFIGDERHIRFIWAQYLYENEGTLDWEKLGINEAELDDFLWYFVKALDVSIQFISFTSFKIYTYVNIQRYQQGNLVDPQTMNTENYLTQLFDNLDNDPDKIQELKDMISRVLNIPFSTEMIGQIFHNYMQSEYCLNYDDLISNIQSNEKYSPLLLNLDSMLYKLKKEFEIELPNKFDVILELHNATHSHNIDLGSNYLLIRHNHYFCNHMEKIIPFFYERAKELVQLFINQYHSSKKMDTTLHSYLMYTLIVNWQNLLPQLLKKTSSLKFLIINHHNTRHSSVLGDLFKFCFRQSVEFDSIEYIELSWQDINLDDYNIILTTKNNLSLNTTTPILHINDMPTKYEFHSVATKISELLSDEENRL